The Tistrella mobilis genome window below encodes:
- a CDS encoding nucleotidyltransferase family protein has product MTTTDPTRFAGAPRTAMVLAAGLGTRMRPLTETRPKPLVEVADRPLIDWTLDRLTETGVRRIVVNTHHYADQVRAHLDAVRPRLPAGVELLESHEDDLLETGGGVAKALPLLGDAPFFVSNADQLLLNGPTPAAEVLARAFDPERMDALLLLVPMPYALSVGGTGDFVMDQTGRLRRRREREVAPFLYSGLQILSPALFKDAPAGKFSLNLLFDRAIERERLYGVVHDGAFVAVGTPDAVRLADRVVRGRYDRIG; this is encoded by the coding sequence ATGACCACGACCGATCCCACCCGCTTTGCCGGCGCACCCCGGACGGCCATGGTGCTGGCGGCAGGGCTCGGCACCCGCATGCGGCCCCTGACTGAAACCCGCCCCAAGCCGCTGGTGGAGGTGGCCGACCGGCCCCTGATCGACTGGACGCTGGACCGGCTGACCGAGACCGGTGTCCGCCGGATCGTGGTGAACACTCACCATTATGCCGATCAGGTGCGTGCCCATCTGGACGCGGTACGTCCGCGGCTGCCGGCCGGGGTCGAGCTGCTGGAAAGCCACGAGGACGACCTGCTGGAAACCGGCGGCGGCGTGGCGAAGGCGCTGCCGCTGCTGGGCGATGCGCCCTTCTTCGTCAGCAATGCCGATCAGCTGCTTCTGAACGGCCCGACGCCCGCGGCCGAGGTGCTGGCCCGCGCCTTCGATCCCGAGCGGATGGACGCACTGCTGCTGCTGGTGCCGATGCCCTATGCGCTGAGCGTCGGCGGCACCGGTGATTTCGTGATGGACCAGACCGGACGTCTGCGTCGTCGGCGCGAGCGCGAGGTCGCCCCCTTCCTCTATTCCGGTCTGCAGATCCTGAGCCCGGCGCTGTTCAAGGATGCGCCCGCGGGAAAATTCTCGCTGAACCTGCTGTTCGATCGGGCGATCGAGCGCGAGCGGCTATACGGCGTGGTCCATGACGGCGCCTTCGTCGCGGTGGGTACGCCCGACGCGGTCCGGCTGGCCGACCGGGTGGTCCGCGGTCGGTACGACCGGATCGGCTGA
- a CDS encoding aminoglycoside phosphotransferase family protein — protein sequence MTDTPSAAPVPTDARDLDRARFVARAGWRGAERTVLAGDASFRRYDRLKLDRQTAVLMDAPPPHEDVRPFLKVAAHLKAMGYAAPTILAADPETGFVLQEDLGDDLVRVVLDRDPTLETAIYAAAVDLLADLHDRPGAAALDVPVYDAATLEREALLLIDWYWPLALGRGATATERAGFLDRLRPLIDQVARPEVLVLRDYHAENLLWMPARRGLSRVGLIDFQDALIGHPGYDLVSLLEDARRDVAPDLAEAMVERYLRRRRDALDGDAFRTELAILGAQRNMKIAGIFARLHLRDGKPRYLNYQPRVWGLIERDLVHPALHDLADWLDEALPWDARGCTGPRDRNAAGTTTTEGDPA from the coding sequence ATGACCGATACCCCTTCCGCAGCCCCGGTCCCGACCGATGCCCGCGATCTCGATCGCGCCCGCTTCGTCGCCCGTGCCGGCTGGCGCGGTGCCGAACGCACGGTGCTGGCGGGCGATGCCTCGTTCCGGCGCTATGACCGGCTGAAGCTCGATCGCCAGACCGCCGTGCTGATGGACGCGCCGCCGCCGCATGAAGATGTGCGCCCCTTCCTGAAGGTGGCGGCACATCTGAAAGCGATGGGATATGCCGCGCCAACCATCCTGGCGGCCGACCCCGAGACCGGCTTCGTGCTGCAGGAGGATCTGGGCGACGATCTGGTCCGGGTGGTGCTGGACCGCGACCCGACGCTTGAGACGGCGATCTATGCGGCTGCGGTCGACTTGCTGGCCGATCTTCATGATCGCCCGGGGGCGGCGGCGCTGGATGTGCCGGTCTACGACGCGGCGACGCTCGAACGCGAGGCGCTGCTGCTGATCGACTGGTACTGGCCGCTGGCGCTTGGCCGGGGGGCGACCGCGACCGAACGCGCGGGCTTTCTCGACCGGCTGAGACCGCTGATCGACCAGGTGGCGCGGCCCGAGGTTCTGGTGCTGCGCGATTATCATGCCGAAAATCTGCTGTGGATGCCGGCCCGGCGCGGCTTGTCGCGGGTAGGGCTGATCGACTTCCAGGACGCGCTGATCGGCCATCCCGGCTATGATCTGGTTTCGCTGCTGGAGGATGCCCGCCGCGACGTCGCACCGGATCTGGCCGAGGCGATGGTGGAGCGCTATCTGCGCCGCAGGCGGGATGCTCTGGACGGCGACGCGTTCCGCACTGAACTGGCCATTCTGGGTGCCCAGCGCAACATGAAGATCGCCGGCATCTTCGCAAGGCTGCATCTGCGCGACGGCAAGCCGCGCTACCTGAACTACCAGCCGCGGGTCTGGGGGCTGATCGAACGGGATCTCGTGCATCCCGCCCTGCACGATCTGGCCGATTGGCTGGACGAGGCCCTGCCCTGGGATGCCCGCGGCTGCACCGGGCCGCGCGACCGGAACGCGGCCGGTACGACGACCACCGAAGGAGATCCCGCATGA
- the tsaE gene encoding tRNA (adenosine(37)-N6)-threonylcarbamoyltransferase complex ATPase subunit type 1 TsaE, protein MTIRHGAGPGSRSCRAPETGGTGAPAPVVRLASEAETEAFARSLAPVMAAGGMVLLDGDLGAGKTAFSRALIRALAGAAIEVPSPTFTLVQQYDLPDIQVVHADLYRIEDPDEIDELGLWEAAEDGLALIEWPDRAGGRLDPGALRLSITIAPDGARLVTLHPSGDWTARLGHLTSGNPATPGSPPRTCS, encoded by the coding sequence ATGACGATCCGCCATGGCGCCGGCCCGGGATCCCGCAGCTGTCGGGCCCCCGAAACCGGCGGAACCGGTGCCCCGGCGCCGGTGGTCCGCCTCGCGAGCGAGGCGGAGACGGAGGCCTTTGCCCGGAGCCTCGCCCCCGTGATGGCTGCGGGCGGCATGGTCCTGCTCGACGGCGATCTGGGCGCCGGCAAGACCGCATTTTCGCGTGCGCTGATCCGCGCCCTTGCCGGTGCCGCGATCGAGGTGCCGAGCCCCACCTTCACGCTCGTCCAGCAGTATGACCTGCCGGACATTCAGGTCGTCCATGCCGATCTCTACCGGATCGAGGATCCGGACGAGATCGACGAGCTGGGGCTGTGGGAGGCTGCGGAAGACGGGCTCGCATTGATCGAATGGCCCGATCGCGCCGGCGGCCGGCTCGATCCGGGCGCGCTCCGCCTGTCGATCACCATTGCGCCCGACGGCGCCCGGCTGGTGACGCTCCACCCCTCGGGCGACTGGACGGCCCGGCTTGGCCACCTTACCTCTGGGAACCCGGCCACGCCCGGTTCACCGCCACGGACATGCTCATGA
- the ffh gene encoding signal recognition particle protein encodes MFENLTGRLGEVFDRLKRRGALTEADVTAALREVRIALLEADVALPVVKDFISAVRERAVGQEVLRGINPAQMVIKIVHDHLTEMLGGDAVEVDLNAPAPVAIMMVGLQGSGKTTTSAKLARRFRLRDKKRVLLASLDVYRPAAQQQLEVLAKQAEVGSLPIVFGEKPVAIAERAMKIAAREGYDVVILDTAGRLHIDDVLMDEVAAVKSKARPHETILVADAMTGQDAVTIAKTFQDRVGLTGIALTRVDGDARGGAALAMRSVTGKPIKLLGQGEKLDQLETFHPERIASRILGMGDVVSLVEKAAETIDREEAEKLAAKIQKGTGFDLDDMAKQLRQLRKMGGMKGMLGMLPGVAKMKAQLNEAKLDEKILVRQEAIIMSMTPKERRNPEIIKASRKKRIAAGSGSSVQDVNKLLKQHQDMAKMMKQVGKLGKKGMMRGGLQNLLPRM; translated from the coding sequence ATGTTCGAGAATCTGACCGGCCGGCTCGGCGAGGTCTTCGACCGCCTGAAGCGCCGTGGTGCGCTGACCGAAGCCGACGTGACCGCGGCGCTGCGCGAAGTGCGCATCGCGCTGCTGGAAGCCGACGTTGCCCTCCCCGTCGTCAAGGACTTCATCTCTGCCGTGCGCGAACGCGCCGTCGGCCAGGAGGTGCTGCGCGGTATCAATCCCGCGCAGATGGTCATCAAGATCGTCCACGACCACCTGACGGAGATGCTGGGCGGCGATGCGGTCGAGGTCGACCTGAACGCACCCGCGCCGGTCGCGATCATGATGGTCGGCCTGCAGGGCTCGGGCAAGACCACCACCTCCGCCAAGCTCGCCCGCCGGTTCCGGCTGCGCGACAAGAAGCGCGTCCTGCTCGCCTCGCTCGACGTCTACCGTCCGGCGGCGCAGCAGCAGCTGGAAGTGCTGGCGAAGCAGGCCGAGGTCGGCAGCCTGCCGATCGTCTTCGGCGAAAAGCCGGTCGCCATTGCCGAGCGCGCGATGAAGATCGCGGCCCGGGAAGGCTATGACGTCGTCATCCTCGACACCGCCGGCCGGCTGCACATCGACGATGTGCTGATGGACGAGGTCGCGGCGGTCAAGTCGAAGGCCCGCCCGCACGAAACCATCCTGGTCGCCGACGCCATGACCGGCCAGGACGCGGTGACCATTGCCAAGACCTTTCAGGACCGGGTCGGTCTGACCGGCATCGCGCTGACCCGCGTCGACGGCGACGCCCGCGGCGGTGCGGCGCTGGCCATGCGCTCGGTGACCGGCAAGCCGATCAAGCTGCTGGGCCAGGGCGAAAAGCTCGACCAGCTTGAGACCTTCCACCCCGAGCGTATCGCGTCGCGCATCCTCGGCATGGGTGACGTGGTCTCGCTGGTGGAAAAAGCGGCCGAGACCATTGATCGCGAAGAGGCCGAAAAGCTCGCCGCCAAGATCCAGAAGGGCACGGGCTTCGACCTCGACGACATGGCCAAGCAGTTGCGCCAGCTGCGCAAGATGGGCGGCATGAAAGGCATGCTCGGCATGCTGCCGGGTGTCGCCAAGATGAAAGCCCAGCTGAACGAGGCCAAGCTGGACGAGAAGATCCTGGTTCGTCAGGAGGCGATCATCATGTCGATGACGCCGAAGGAACGCCGCAATCCCGAGATCATCAAGGCCTCGCGCAAGAAGCGCATCGCGGCCGGCTCGGGCAGCAGCGTCCAGGACGTGAACAAGCTGCTCAAGCAGCACCAGGATATGGCCAAGATGATGAAGCAGGTCGGCAAGCTCGGCAAGAAGGGCATGATGCGCGGCGGCCTGCAGAACCTGTTGCCGCGCATGTGA
- the rpsP gene encoding 30S ribosomal protein S16 produces MSVKIRLTRLGAKKSPVYRIVVANSRNARDGAYIEKIGTYNPLAAKDDPSRVVLNTERAQYWVGVGAQPTDRVARFLAAAGIIAKVDRSNPTKGKPKAKAQERMKEAAAAAAAAEAAAAEA; encoded by the coding sequence ATGTCCGTGAAGATCCGCCTGACCCGCCTCGGTGCGAAGAAGAGCCCCGTCTACCGCATCGTCGTTGCCAATTCGCGCAACGCCCGTGACGGCGCCTACATCGAGAAGATCGGCACCTACAACCCGCTGGCGGCCAAGGACGATCCGAGCCGCGTCGTGCTGAACACCGAGCGCGCCCAGTACTGGGTCGGCGTCGGCGCCCAGCCGACCGACCGCGTCGCCCGCTTCCTGGCCGCCGCCGGCATCATCGCCAAGGTCGACCGCAGCAACCCGACCAAGGGCAAGCCGAAGGCGAAGGCGCAGGAGCGCATGAAGGAAGCGGCCGCCGCCGCTGCCGCCGCCGAAGCCGCTGCCGCCGAGGCCTGA
- the rimM gene encoding ribosome maturation factor RimM (Essential for efficient processing of 16S rRNA) has product MSRSGRPAGPAGGRAAPPQPAPVDPAELVCIAEFAAPQGVRGLVRLRPFTEDPEAVADYGPLYDRTGTRAFRIRITGPHKVGLVVKVEGVDDRDAAAALTGIRLHVPRSALPPIEDDEETWYHADLIGMEVVDQAGAVVGRVRAVHDFGAGDVLEIDRPGDKASLMLPFTRDYVPEVSVATGRMVIDPPEGLE; this is encoded by the coding sequence ATGTCCCGTTCCGGACGTCCCGCCGGTCCCGCCGGGGGCCGGGCTGCCCCGCCGCAGCCCGCCCCGGTCGATCCGGCAGAACTGGTCTGCATCGCCGAGTTTGCCGCCCCTCAGGGGGTGCGCGGGCTGGTGCGTCTGCGCCCGTTCACCGAGGATCCCGAGGCGGTGGCGGATTACGGCCCCCTCTATGACCGCACCGGCACCCGCGCCTTCCGCATCCGCATCACCGGCCCCCACAAGGTGGGGCTGGTGGTGAAGGTGGAGGGCGTGGACGACCGCGACGCCGCCGCCGCTCTCACCGGCATCCGGCTCCATGTCCCCCGCTCTGCCCTGCCGCCGATCGAGGACGACGAAGAGACCTGGTACCATGCCGATCTGATCGGTATGGAGGTGGTGGATCAGGCCGGTGCCGTGGTGGGCCGGGTACGGGCCGTCCATGATTTCGGCGCGGGCGACGTGCTCGAGATCGACCGGCCGGGCGATAAGGCATCGCTGATGCTGCCCTTCACCCGTGACTATGTTCCCGAGGTGTCGGTTGCGACCGGGCGGATGGTGATCGATCCGCCGGAGGGGCTCGAATGA
- the trmD gene encoding tRNA (guanosine(37)-N1)-methyltransferase TrmD, with protein sequence MSGPAAEIPADEGEVAGTGVPWSAEILTLYPEMFPGPLGHSLAGRALDRGLWTLGVTQLRDYGLGRHRAVDDTPSGGGPGMVMRADVLAPAIDAAIEKCPGHALIYLTPRGQPLTQSRIRRLAAGPGVIVLCGRFEGVDQRLLDARPFEEICLGDFILSGGELAALVMIDACVRLLPGVMGAHASQAEESFEDDLLEYPHYTRPDVWEGRAVPEVLTSGHHERIRAWRQDRAEAVTRERRPDLWARREARRRGSGGGT encoded by the coding sequence ATGAGCGGCCCTGCGGCAGAAATACCTGCGGACGAGGGCGAGGTCGCCGGAACCGGGGTTCCCTGGTCGGCCGAAATCCTGACCCTCTATCCCGAGATGTTTCCCGGGCCGCTGGGGCATTCCCTGGCGGGCCGGGCGCTCGACCGCGGGCTTTGGACGCTTGGCGTAACGCAGCTGCGCGATTACGGCCTCGGCCGGCATCGCGCGGTCGACGACACGCCGTCCGGGGGTGGTCCCGGCATGGTCATGAGGGCCGATGTTCTGGCTCCCGCGATCGATGCCGCGATCGAAAAATGCCCCGGCCACGCCTTGATTTACTTGACTCCGCGCGGGCAACCGCTTACCCAATCGCGGATCAGACGTCTGGCCGCCGGGCCCGGCGTCATTGTCCTGTGCGGCCGGTTCGAGGGCGTGGATCAACGCCTTCTTGACGCCCGGCCGTTCGAGGAGATCTGCCTCGGCGATTTTATCCTCTCCGGTGGGGAACTCGCAGCGTTGGTCATGATCGACGCTTGTGTGCGCCTGTTGCCGGGCGTCATGGGAGCTCATGCCTCCCAGGCGGAGGAAAGTTTCGAGGACGACCTGCTCGAATATCCGCATTACACCCGTCCCGATGTCTGGGAGGGGCGCGCGGTGCCTGAGGTTCTGACCTCGGGTCACCACGAACGGATCCGGGCCTGGAGACAGGACCGGGCAGAGGCGGTGACGCGGGAGCGACGGCCCGATCTGTGGGCGCGGCGTGAGGCGCGCCGCCGCGGCAGCGGCGGCGGGACCTGA
- the leuC gene encoding 3-isopropylmalate dehydratase large subunit, whose amino-acid sequence MSAPRTLYDKIWESHLVESREDGSALIYVDRMLIHEVTSPQAFEGLRVAGRKPRRLDALLAVADHNVPTLQRAQGIADPVSRTQVETLEENCAHFAVPYFPIMDDRQGIVHVIGPEQGFTLPGTVIVCGDSHTSTHGAFGALAFGIGTSEVEHVMATQTLVQSPSKTMRINVEGELPRGVGPKDIVLAIIGRIGTGGATGRVVEYAGSAIRSLSMEGRMTVCNMSIEAGARAGLVAVDEKTIDYLRDRPMSPKGELFEQAAAYWRTLVSDEGAVFDSEITIDAASIVPQVTWGTSPQDVAPITGTVPNPAEVADPMRRAAMERALSYMGLEPGTPLAAVPVQKVFIGSCTNGRIEDLREAAAIARGRKVAQGVQALVVPGSGLVKKQAEAEGLDKIFVEAGFEWREAGCSMCLAMNADRLGEGERCASTSNRNFEGRQGRGGRTHLMSPSMAAAAAISGTLADVRAL is encoded by the coding sequence ATGTCCGCCCCACGTACCCTGTACGACAAGATCTGGGAGAGCCACCTGGTCGAGAGCCGTGAGGACGGTTCGGCCCTGATCTATGTCGACCGCATGCTCATCCACGAGGTCACGAGCCCGCAGGCCTTCGAAGGTCTGCGTGTCGCCGGCCGCAAGCCGCGGCGCCTCGATGCGCTGCTGGCGGTGGCCGACCACAACGTGCCGACGCTGCAGCGGGCCCAGGGCATCGCGGATCCGGTTTCGCGCACCCAGGTCGAGACGCTGGAAGAGAACTGCGCCCATTTCGCCGTGCCCTATTTCCCGATCATGGACGACCGTCAGGGCATCGTGCACGTGATCGGCCCCGAGCAGGGCTTCACCCTGCCCGGCACGGTCATCGTCTGCGGCGACAGCCACACCTCGACCCACGGCGCCTTCGGTGCCCTGGCCTTCGGCATCGGCACCTCCGAGGTCGAGCATGTGATGGCGACCCAGACCCTGGTCCAGTCGCCGTCGAAGACCATGCGGATCAATGTCGAGGGCGAACTGCCCCGGGGCGTGGGCCCCAAGGACATCGTGCTTGCGATCATCGGCCGCATCGGTACCGGCGGCGCCACCGGCCGCGTGGTCGAATATGCCGGTTCGGCGATTCGCAGCCTGTCGATGGAAGGCCGGATGACGGTCTGCAACATGTCGATCGAGGCGGGCGCCCGTGCCGGCCTGGTCGCCGTCGACGAGAAGACCATCGACTATCTGCGCGACCGGCCGATGTCGCCCAAGGGCGAGCTGTTCGAGCAGGCCGCCGCCTATTGGCGGACGCTGGTCTCCGACGAAGGCGCCGTGTTCGACTCCGAGATCACGATCGATGCCGCCAGCATCGTGCCGCAGGTGACCTGGGGCACCAGCCCGCAGGACGTGGCGCCGATCACCGGCACCGTGCCGAACCCGGCCGAGGTTGCAGACCCCATGCGTCGCGCGGCCATGGAGCGGGCGCTGAGCTATATGGGCCTCGAGCCCGGCACGCCGCTTGCCGCAGTGCCGGTGCAGAAGGTCTTCATCGGCTCGTGCACCAACGGCCGGATCGAGGATCTGCGCGAGGCGGCCGCCATCGCCCGCGGCCGCAAGGTGGCCCAGGGCGTGCAGGCGCTGGTCGTGCCCGGCTCGGGCCTGGTCAAGAAGCAGGCCGAGGCCGAGGGCCTGGACAAGATCTTCGTCGAAGCCGGTTTCGAATGGCGCGAGGCGGGCTGCTCCATGTGCCTCGCCATGAATGCCGACCGGCTGGGCGAGGGCGAGCGTTGCGCCTCCACCTCGAACCGCAATTTCGAAGGCCGGCAGGGCCGCGGTGGCCGCACCCATCTGATGAGCCCGTCGATGGCCGCCGCAGCTGCCATCTCCGGCACGCTCGCCGATGTGCGCGCCCTCTGA
- the leuD gene encoding 3-isopropylmalate dehydratase small subunit, translated as MDKFTTLTGIAASFPRVNIDTDLIIPKQYLTTIKRTGLGVGLFSDVRYDRDGNETSDFVLNKAPWREAKILLAGDNFGCGSSREHAPWALLDFGIRCIIAPSFADIFYNNCFKNGILPVKLDEALVQSLMPLAENPETAVMTVDLAAQEIRAQGREPIRFEIDGFRRHCLLEGLDDIGITLTSEDRITAFEAKQKAAQPWLYADG; from the coding sequence ATGGACAAGTTCACGACCCTGACCGGCATCGCCGCGTCCTTCCCGCGGGTCAATATCGACACCGACCTGATCATCCCGAAGCAGTATCTGACCACCATCAAGCGCACCGGCCTGGGTGTCGGCCTGTTCTCCGACGTCCGCTATGATCGCGACGGCAACGAGACGAGCGATTTCGTGCTGAACAAGGCGCCGTGGCGCGAGGCGAAGATCCTGCTCGCCGGCGACAATTTCGGCTGCGGCTCCAGCCGTGAGCATGCTCCCTGGGCACTGCTCGATTTCGGCATCCGCTGCATCATCGCGCCGAGCTTCGCCGACATCTTCTACAACAACTGCTTCAAGAACGGCATCCTGCCGGTCAAGCTGGACGAGGCCCTGGTGCAGAGCCTGATGCCGCTGGCCGAGAACCCCGAGACCGCGGTGATGACCGTGGATCTGGCGGCGCAGGAGATCCGCGCTCAGGGCCGCGAGCCGATCCGTTTCGAGATCGACGGTTTCCGCCGTCACTGCCTGCTGGAAGGCCTCGACGACATCGGCATCACGCTGACCTCGGAAGACCGGATCACCGCCTTCGAGGCGAAGCAGAAGGCCGCCCAGCCCTGGCTCTACGCCGACGGCTGA
- the leuB gene encoding 3-isopropylmalate dehydrogenase, whose translation MAANKKLLILPGDGIGPEVMGEVRRIIGWFEKARGLSFDIEEDLVGGAAIDAYGTPLADKTLDLAMGADAVLLGAVGGPKWEPLPFEIRPERGLLKLRKEMQLYANLRPAIVFDELADASTLKREVVAGLDILIIRELTGDLYFGTPRGVETLPDGTRRGINTMVYTSPEVRRVAKIAFDLARKRGSKVCSVDKANVVETTEMWREEVIKLHGEGYEDIQLSHMYVDNAAMQLVRNPKQFDVIVTGNIFGDILSDEAAMLTGSLGMLPSASLGDPDETGRRRALYEPVHGSAPDIAGQGIANPLATVLSFAMMLRYSFDLDEAANQVEQAVRNVLARGLRTGDIMQPGMTLVSTQAMGEAIVEELAKLG comes from the coding sequence ATGGCCGCCAACAAGAAGCTGCTGATCCTGCCGGGTGACGGCATCGGCCCCGAAGTGATGGGCGAGGTTCGCCGCATCATCGGCTGGTTCGAGAAGGCCCGCGGGCTCTCCTTCGACATCGAGGAAGATCTGGTCGGCGGCGCCGCCATCGACGCCTACGGCACGCCGCTGGCGGACAAGACCCTGGATCTCGCCATGGGCGCCGATGCGGTGCTGCTGGGTGCGGTCGGCGGCCCGAAATGGGAGCCGCTGCCCTTCGAGATCCGCCCCGAGCGCGGCCTGCTGAAGCTGCGCAAGGAAATGCAGCTCTACGCGAACCTGCGCCCGGCGATCGTGTTCGACGAACTGGCGGACGCCTCGACGCTGAAGCGTGAGGTGGTGGCGGGTCTCGACATCCTGATCATCCGCGAGCTGACCGGCGACCTCTATTTCGGCACGCCCCGCGGTGTCGAGACGCTGCCCGACGGCACCCGCCGCGGCATCAACACTATGGTCTATACCTCGCCGGAAGTCCGCCGGGTGGCCAAGATCGCCTTCGACCTGGCCCGCAAGCGCGGCTCGAAGGTCTGCTCGGTCGACAAGGCCAATGTGGTCGAGACCACCGAGATGTGGCGCGAAGAGGTCATCAAGCTCCATGGCGAGGGCTATGAGGACATCCAGCTCAGCCACATGTATGTCGACAATGCGGCCATGCAGCTGGTCCGCAATCCGAAGCAGTTCGACGTCATCGTGACCGGCAACATCTTCGGCGACATCCTGTCGGACGAAGCCGCGATGCTGACCGGCTCGCTCGGCATGCTGCCCTCGGCCTCGCTGGGCGATCCCGACGAGACCGGCCGCCGCCGCGCCCTCTACGAGCCGGTGCATGGTTCGGCCCCCGACATCGCCGGCCAGGGCATCGCCAACCCGCTCGCCACCGTGCTCAGCTTCGCCATGATGCTGCGCTATTCCTTCGACCTCGACGAGGCGGCGAATCAGGTCGAGCAGGCGGTCCGCAACGTGCTGGCGCGTGGCCTGCGCACCGGCGACATCATGCAGCCCGGCATGACCCTGGTCTCGACCCAGGCCATGGGCGAGGCGATCGTCGAGGAGCTGGCGAAGCTCGGCTGA
- a CDS encoding Asd/ArgC dimerization domain-containing protein, whose protein sequence is MADVIAVIGAAGAAGREVLQVLAARGTGVERVRALETEVQRGDALTYGDDHEVPLVKLADFDFAGVAVAIFAGLPAIARVHGPRAAAAGAVVVDMTGAYRSIDGVPQALMPVNPRALRAWSRHRAVACPPAAAVAIAMALKPLHALVPVAALSATVLQSASGAGKAAMDELFAQTKDIFIGNRRDPEQFPKQIAFNVIGAEADDAATGRTREEHEIAGAIGALLGPAIAARIVTAQVPVFIGDSIALSVTFEREIDPAAAWTALHDDRDLAVTAPAPGGEADQDAATTPVEIVGEAPVYVSRLLSDRSDARALDLWIVADNLHRGQALTAVEIAEALLRDHLTPRLGSTSEA, encoded by the coding sequence ATGGCCGATGTGATCGCGGTGATCGGTGCCGCCGGTGCCGCCGGACGCGAGGTGCTGCAGGTTCTGGCGGCCCGCGGAACCGGTGTGGAACGGGTCCGCGCGCTGGAGACCGAGGTTCAGCGCGGCGACGCCCTCACCTATGGCGACGACCATGAAGTGCCGCTCGTGAAGCTCGCCGATTTTGATTTCGCAGGTGTCGCGGTGGCGATTTTCGCCGGCCTGCCGGCGATTGCCAGGGTGCACGGCCCGCGCGCCGCTGCCGCGGGTGCCGTGGTGGTCGACATGACCGGCGCCTATCGCAGCATCGACGGCGTGCCCCAGGCGCTGATGCCGGTGAACCCGCGCGCGCTCAGGGCCTGGAGTCGCCACCGTGCCGTCGCCTGCCCGCCAGCCGCCGCGGTCGCGATCGCGATGGCCTTGAAGCCGCTGCATGCGCTGGTACCGGTTGCCGCGCTCTCCGCCACGGTGCTGCAATCGGCCTCGGGCGCAGGCAAGGCCGCGATGGACGAATTGTTCGCCCAGACCAAGGACATCTTCATCGGCAACCGTCGCGACCCTGAGCAGTTTCCGAAGCAGATCGCCTTCAACGTGATCGGCGCCGAGGCCGATGATGCCGCCACCGGCCGCACGCGGGAAGAGCACGAGATCGCCGGCGCGATCGGCGCTCTGCTCGGCCCCGCCATCGCCGCCCGCATCGTCACCGCACAGGTACCGGTTTTCATCGGCGACAGCATCGCGCTCTCCGTCACCTTCGAGCGCGAGATCGACCCGGCCGCGGCCTGGACGGCGCTGCATGACGACCGCGATCTGGCGGTCACCGCTCCGGCACCGGGCGGCGAGGCCGACCAGGATGCCGCCACCACCCCGGTCGAGATCGTCGGCGAGGCGCCGGTTTATGTCTCGCGCCTGCTGTCGGATCGGAGCGATGCGCGCGCGCTCGATCTCTGGATCGTCGCCGACAACCTGCATCGTGGCCAGGCGCTGACCGCGGTCGAGATTGCCGAGGCCCTGCTCCGCGACCACCTCACCCCCCGCCTCGGCAGCACATCCGAGGCCTGA
- a CDS encoding 2OG-Fe(II) oxygenase, translating into MGPADRFELPSPAFRPAPLRDEAVYPASGLRPAGFAALDGVFDDALCDALIAAFDAGGGHNASLVKGVQSAGIRRSRVLWFDADSSPDPELTAVVDRRMAEVTALFNRTRFGFALDGFDEAFQIARYDAEIAGGYIRHVDRGEGPRARRRKLGISIQLSAPEDYDGGDLILEPQAVPISGPRRRGTAIAFPSYVIHEVTPVTRGCRYSFVAWVHGPGFV; encoded by the coding sequence ATGGGGCCGGCCGACCGTTTCGAACTTCCTTCGCCGGCCTTCCGGCCGGCCCCGCTCCGCGACGAGGCCGTCTATCCGGCAAGCGGTCTGCGCCCCGCCGGTTTCGCGGCCCTCGACGGCGTCTTCGACGACGCACTCTGCGACGCCCTGATCGCCGCCTTCGATGCCGGGGGCGGCCACAATGCCTCCCTGGTCAAGGGCGTACAATCGGCCGGCATCCGCCGGTCGCGGGTGTTATGGTTCGATGCCGACAGCAGCCCCGACCCCGAGCTGACGGCCGTGGTCGACCGGCGGATGGCCGAGGTTACCGCCCTCTTCAACCGCACCCGTTTCGGCTTCGCGCTCGACGGCTTCGATGAAGCCTTCCAGATCGCCCGCTATGATGCCGAGATCGCCGGCGGCTATATCCGCCATGTCGACCGCGGCGAAGGCCCGCGCGCCCGGCGCCGCAAGCTCGGCATCTCGATCCAGCTCTCGGCGCCCGAGGATTACGACGGCGGCGACCTGATCCTGGAACCCCAGGCCGTGCCGATCAGCGGCCCCCGGCGCCGTGGTACGGCAATTGCCTTTCCTTCCTATGTCATTCACGAGGTCACCCCGGTCACCCGCGGTTGCCGTTACAGCTTCGTCGCCTGGGTACACGGACCAGGCTTCGTCTGA